A part of Variovorax sp. HW608 genomic DNA contains:
- the trxB gene encoding thioredoxin-disulfide reductase: MSTPRHAKVLILGSGPAGYTAAVYAARANLQPLLITGIAQGGQLMTTTDVDNWPADVHGVQGPDLMQRFLEHAERFKTEIVFDHINKVDLGKGPFTLTGDSGTYTCDALIIATGASAKYLGIESEQHFMGRGVSACATCDGFFYRDQEVCVIGGGNTAVEEALYLSNIARKVTLVHRRDKFRAEPILVDKLNEKVAEGKIELKLHSTLDQVLGDDSGVTGIRIKNIQTNETEQLDLKGCFVAIGHHPNTDIFQGQLEMKDGYIVTRTGLQGFATMTSIPGVFAAGDVQDHVYRQAITSAGTGCMAALDSQRFLEQD, from the coding sequence ATGTCAACGCCACGCCACGCCAAGGTTCTCATTCTCGGCTCCGGCCCCGCCGGTTATACCGCTGCAGTCTACGCGGCCCGAGCCAATCTCCAGCCCCTGCTCATTACCGGAATTGCACAGGGTGGCCAGCTCATGACGACCACCGACGTCGACAACTGGCCAGCCGATGTTCATGGCGTGCAGGGCCCCGATCTCATGCAGCGTTTTCTGGAGCACGCCGAGCGCTTCAAGACCGAGATCGTCTTCGATCACATCAACAAGGTCGACCTCGGCAAGGGCCCCTTCACCCTGACCGGCGACAGCGGCACCTACACCTGCGATGCGCTCATCATCGCGACGGGTGCCTCGGCCAAGTACCTCGGGATCGAATCGGAACAGCACTTCATGGGGCGCGGCGTGTCGGCGTGCGCGACCTGCGACGGCTTCTTCTATCGCGACCAGGAAGTCTGCGTGATCGGCGGCGGCAACACCGCGGTCGAGGAAGCGCTCTACTTGTCCAACATCGCCAGGAAGGTGACTCTGGTGCACCGCCGCGACAAGTTCCGCGCCGAGCCGATCCTCGTCGACAAGCTCAATGAAAAGGTCGCCGAAGGCAAGATCGAGCTCAAGCTGCACAGCACGCTCGATCAAGTGCTGGGCGATGACTCCGGCGTCACCGGTATCCGGATCAAGAACATCCAGACGAACGAAACGGAACAACTCGACCTGAAGGGCTGCTTCGTCGCGATCGGCCATCACCCGAACACCGACATCTTCCAGGGGCAACTGGAGATGAAGGACGGCTATATCGTCACGCGAACCGGCCTGCAGGGCTTCGCCACCATGACCAGCATCCCGGGCGTGTTTGCCGCCGGGGATGTGCAGGATCACGTCTATCGCCAGGCCATCACGAGCGCAGGCACGGGCTGCATGGCTGCTCTGGACTCGCAGCGCTTTCTGGAACAGGACTAG
- a CDS encoding ABC transporter ATP-binding protein, with product MAQTLLKISGLKVAYGGIQAVKGVDFEVREGELVSLIGSNGAGKTTTMKAITGTLPFLGGDIEFLGKSIKGRGAWDLVGQGLVMVPEGRGVFARMSITENLQIGAYIRNDKAEIARDIERVFATFPRLKERATQLAGTMSGGEQQMLAMGRALMARPKVLLLDEPSMGLSPIMVDKIFEVVKQVYDQGVTVLLVEQNASRALQLADRGYVMESGLITMSGDAKVMLSDPKVRAAYLGE from the coding sequence ATGGCGCAAACCCTTTTGAAGATCAGCGGCCTGAAGGTCGCCTATGGCGGCATCCAGGCCGTGAAGGGCGTGGACTTCGAGGTCCGCGAAGGCGAGCTGGTCTCGCTGATCGGCTCCAACGGCGCGGGCAAGACCACGACCATGAAGGCGATCACCGGCACGCTGCCGTTCCTCGGTGGCGACATCGAGTTCCTGGGCAAGAGTATCAAAGGCCGGGGCGCATGGGACCTGGTGGGCCAGGGGCTCGTGATGGTGCCCGAAGGCCGTGGCGTGTTCGCGCGCATGTCGATCACCGAGAACCTGCAGATCGGTGCCTACATCCGCAACGACAAGGCCGAGATCGCGCGCGACATCGAGCGCGTCTTCGCGACCTTCCCGCGCCTCAAGGAGCGTGCCACGCAGCTCGCCGGCACCATGTCCGGCGGCGAGCAGCAGATGCTTGCGATGGGTCGCGCGCTGATGGCACGGCCCAAGGTGCTGCTGCTCGACGAGCCCTCGATGGGCCTGTCGCCGATCATGGTCGACAAGATCTTCGAGGTGGTGAAGCAGGTCTACGACCAGGGCGTCACCGTGCTGCTGGTGGAGCAGAATGCCAGCCGCGCGCTGCAACTGGCCGATCGCGGCTACGTGATGGAGTCGGGGCTGATCACGATGAGCGGCGATGCCAAGGTGATGCTGAGCGACCCGAAGGTGCGGGCGGCGTACCTGGGGGAATGA
- a CDS encoding Crp/Fnr family transcriptional regulator, translating into MSMLSNLELLRRVPLFSALTPTQSASIADAIVKKRFKRAEVVVEQGKKSDALYIILTGRARVMSTDTRGREVILATLHPGDYIGEMSMIDDEPHSATVRTEIQTDVLMLGREAFARCLPESSSMSYNIMRGLVTRLRHADRKIESLALMDVYGRVARSLLEFAVDDGAGNLKVRDKISRQDLAKMVGASREMVSRVMKDLEERGFVQTQSDGSMIIKERLSSLA; encoded by the coding sequence ATGTCGATGCTGTCCAATCTTGAATTGCTCCGCCGCGTGCCGCTTTTCTCGGCGCTGACGCCCACGCAGTCGGCGAGCATTGCCGATGCGATCGTCAAGAAGCGCTTCAAGCGCGCCGAGGTCGTGGTCGAGCAGGGCAAGAAGTCGGACGCCCTCTACATCATCCTGACCGGTCGTGCCCGTGTCATGAGCACGGACACCCGCGGCCGCGAGGTCATCCTGGCGACGCTTCATCCGGGCGACTACATCGGCGAGATGAGCATGATCGACGATGAGCCGCATTCGGCCACCGTCCGCACCGAAATCCAGACTGACGTGCTGATGCTCGGCCGCGAAGCCTTCGCGCGCTGCCTGCCCGAAAGCTCTTCGATGTCGTACAACATCATGCGCGGCCTGGTGACGCGCCTGCGCCACGCCGACCGGAAGATCGAATCGCTGGCGCTCATGGACGTCTATGGCCGCGTCGCCCGCTCGCTGCTGGAGTTCGCGGTCGACGACGGCGCCGGCAACCTGAAGGTGCGCGACAAGATCTCGCGCCAGGACCTGGCGAAAATGGTCGGCGCATCGCGCGAAATGGTCAGCCGCGTCATGAAGGACCTCGAAGAGCGCGGATTCGTGCAGACTCAGTCCGACGGCTCGATGATCATCAAGGAACGGCTTTCATCGCTGGCCTAA
- a CDS encoding DNA translocase FtsK — translation MTYSLNTLQSSSAEGQPVRARALRFAHEITLIAGFVALLFWLLSMLSFTPSDAAWSTSGTGGEVKNWGGRIGAWLADASYFLAGYSVWWCLAAGLRVWLSSLANWMRAGGQAHTEEPPRGRFNRSRLAFWFGLILLLCASAVLEWSRLYRLEFRLPGHGGGILGYFVGPASVKWMGFTGSALIAIAGGVIGSALVFRFSWGQIAERIGARLYSLFEMRRERREIAQDIAMGKQAVREREEVTAFDASPEPDAPDEELRAVPRPKRRAPSPPVQIEPAMVEVPKSDRVAKERQKPLFRELPDSKLPQIDLLDAAQSRQETVSADTLEMTSRLIEKKLKDFGVEVRVVLASPGPVITRYEIEPATGVKGAQIVNLAKDLARSLSLVSIRVVETIPGKNYMALELPNAKRQSIRLSEILGSQIYNEGKSLLTMGLGKDIVGNPVVADLAKMPHVLVAGTTGSGKSVGINAMILSLLYKAEARDVRLLMIDPKMLEMSVYEGIPHLLAPVVTDMRQAAHGLNWCVAEMERRYKLMSKLGVRNLAGYNAKIDEAKAREEFIYNPFSLTPDSPEPLAREPHIVVVIDELADLMMVVGKKIEELIARLAQKARAAGIHLILATQRPSVDVITGLIKANIPTRIAFQVSSKIDSRTILDQMGAEALLGMGDMLYMPSGTGLPVRVHGAFVSDDEVHRVVAYLKSQGEPDYIEGVLEGGTVDGDGDLLGEGGGEGGEKDPMYDQAVEVVLKNRKASISLVQRHLKIGYNRAARLVEEMEQAGLVSAMSGSGQREILVPARTE, via the coding sequence ATGACTTATTCGCTCAACACCCTTCAATCGTCGTCGGCCGAGGGACAACCGGTCCGGGCGCGTGCGTTGCGCTTCGCGCACGAGATCACGTTGATCGCGGGCTTCGTCGCACTGTTGTTCTGGCTCCTCTCGATGCTGAGCTTCACGCCTTCGGACGCCGCCTGGTCGACGTCCGGGACCGGCGGCGAGGTGAAGAACTGGGGCGGACGCATCGGGGCGTGGCTCGCGGACGCGAGCTACTTCCTCGCCGGCTACTCGGTCTGGTGGTGCCTCGCCGCGGGCCTGCGTGTCTGGCTGTCTTCGCTGGCCAACTGGATGCGCGCCGGTGGGCAGGCGCATACCGAGGAGCCGCCGCGCGGCCGGTTCAACCGCAGTCGCCTCGCCTTCTGGTTCGGCCTGATCCTGCTCCTGTGCGCCAGCGCCGTCCTGGAATGGTCGCGGCTCTATCGCCTCGAATTCCGCCTGCCGGGGCACGGTGGCGGCATCCTGGGCTATTTCGTCGGGCCGGCGAGCGTCAAGTGGATGGGGTTCACGGGCTCGGCCCTGATCGCGATCGCCGGCGGTGTGATCGGTTCGGCGCTCGTGTTCCGGTTTTCCTGGGGGCAGATCGCCGAGCGCATCGGTGCCCGGCTGTACTCGCTGTTCGAGATGCGGCGCGAGCGGCGCGAAATCGCCCAGGACATCGCGATGGGCAAGCAGGCCGTGCGCGAGCGTGAAGAGGTGACGGCCTTCGACGCAAGCCCGGAGCCCGACGCTCCCGACGAAGAATTGCGGGCGGTGCCGCGTCCCAAGCGGCGCGCGCCGTCGCCGCCGGTGCAGATCGAGCCCGCCATGGTGGAAGTGCCCAAGAGCGACCGCGTCGCCAAGGAGCGCCAGAAGCCGCTGTTTCGCGAACTGCCCGACAGCAAGCTGCCGCAGATCGATCTGCTCGACGCTGCGCAGTCGCGCCAGGAGACCGTCTCGGCCGATACGCTCGAGATGACTTCGCGGCTGATCGAGAAGAAGCTGAAGGACTTCGGTGTCGAGGTCCGCGTCGTGCTCGCGTCGCCGGGACCGGTGATCACCCGCTACGAGATCGAGCCGGCCACCGGTGTCAAGGGCGCGCAGATCGTGAACCTGGCGAAGGACCTCGCGCGCTCGCTGTCGCTGGTGTCGATCCGCGTCGTGGAGACGATCCCCGGCAAGAACTACATGGCGCTCGAGCTGCCGAACGCCAAGCGCCAATCGATCCGCCTGAGCGAGATCCTCGGCTCGCAGATCTACAACGAAGGCAAGTCGCTGCTGACGATGGGGCTCGGCAAGGACATCGTGGGCAATCCGGTGGTCGCCGACCTGGCGAAGATGCCGCACGTGCTGGTGGCCGGCACCACCGGCTCCGGCAAGTCGGTGGGGATCAACGCGATGATCCTGAGCCTGCTCTACAAGGCCGAGGCGCGCGATGTCCGCCTGCTGATGATCGACCCGAAGATGCTCGAAATGTCGGTCTACGAAGGCATCCCGCACCTGCTCGCGCCCGTGGTCACCGACATGCGGCAGGCGGCGCACGGCCTCAACTGGTGCGTGGCCGAGATGGAGCGCCGCTACAAGCTCATGAGCAAGCTCGGCGTGCGCAACCTCGCGGGCTACAACGCCAAGATCGACGAGGCGAAGGCGCGCGAGGAGTTCATCTACAACCCGTTCAGCCTCACGCCGGACAGCCCGGAGCCACTGGCGCGCGAGCCGCACATCGTGGTCGTCATCGACGAGCTGGCCGACCTGATGATGGTCGTCGGCAAGAAGATCGAGGAGCTGATCGCCCGCCTGGCGCAGAAGGCGCGCGCGGCCGGCATCCACCTGATCCTCGCGACGCAGCGCCCGAGCGTGGACGTGATCACCGGCCTCATCAAGGCCAACATCCCGACCCGCATCGCGTTCCAGGTGTCGAGCAAGATCGATTCGCGCACCATCCTCGACCAGATGGGCGCCGAGGCGCTGCTCGGCATGGGCGACATGCTCTACATGCCGAGCGGCACCGGGCTGCCGGTGCGCGTCCACGGCGCGTTCGTGAGCGACGACGAGGTGCACCGCGTCGTCGCCTACCTCAAGTCGCAGGGGGAGCCGGACTACATCGAGGGCGTGCTCGAAGGCGGCACGGTCGATGGCGACGGCGACCTGCTGGGCGAGGGCGGCGGCGAAGGCGGCGAGAAGGACCCGATGTACGACCAGGCGGTCGAAGTCGTGCTCAAGAACCGCAAGGCCAGCATCTCGCTGGTGCAGCGCCACCTGAAGATCGGCTACAACCGCGCTGCGCGGCTGGTCGAGGAAATGGAACAGGCCGGCCTCGTGAGCGCGATGAGCGGCAGCGGCCAGCGGGAGATCCTGGTGCCGGCCCGAACCGAGTGA
- a CDS encoding ABC transporter ATP-binding protein — protein MTDTVLNVQGISKRFGGLQALSDVGMKIMRGQVYGLIGPNGAGKTTFFNVITGLYTPDGGTFELAGKPYQPTAVHEVAKAGIARTFQNIRLFAEMTALENVMVGRHIRTHSGLFGAIFRTGGFKAEEAAIAKRAHELLDYVGIGKFADYKARTLSYGDQRRLEIARALATDPQLIALDEPAAGMNATEKVQLRQLIDRIRKDDRTILLIEHDVKLVMGLCDRVTVLDYGKQIAEGTPADVQKNEKVIEAYLGTGGH, from the coding sequence ATGACAGACACCGTCCTCAACGTCCAAGGTATTTCGAAGCGCTTCGGCGGGCTGCAGGCGCTGTCCGACGTGGGCATGAAAATCATGCGCGGCCAGGTCTACGGACTGATTGGCCCCAACGGCGCGGGCAAGACCACTTTCTTCAACGTCATCACCGGCCTCTACACGCCCGACGGCGGCACCTTCGAGCTGGCCGGCAAACCCTACCAGCCGACCGCGGTGCATGAGGTCGCCAAGGCCGGCATCGCGCGCACCTTCCAGAACATCCGCCTGTTCGCGGAGATGACCGCGCTCGAGAACGTCATGGTGGGCCGCCACATCCGCACCCACTCGGGCCTGTTCGGTGCGATCTTCCGCACCGGCGGTTTCAAGGCCGAGGAGGCTGCGATCGCCAAGCGCGCGCACGAACTGCTCGACTACGTGGGCATCGGCAAGTTCGCCGACTACAAGGCGCGCACCTTGAGCTACGGCGACCAGCGGCGGCTGGAGATCGCCCGCGCGCTGGCCACCGATCCGCAGCTCATCGCACTCGACGAGCCGGCGGCCGGCATGAACGCCACCGAGAAGGTGCAGCTGCGCCAGCTCATCGACCGCATCCGCAAGGACGATCGCACCATCCTGCTGATCGAGCACGACGTGAAGCTCGTGATGGGCCTGTGCGACCGGGTCACGGTGCTCGACTACGGAAAACAGATCGCCGAGGGAACGCCCGCGGACGTGCAGAAGAACGAAAAGGTGATCGAGGCCTACCTCGGCACCGGAGGACATTGA
- a CDS encoding branched-chain amino acid ABC transporter permease, with the protein MQQGKKLLIIVIAAIGLLVLPLLLQSQGNAWVRIADVALLYVLLALGLNIVVGYAGLLDLGYVAFFAIGAYMYALLESPHLSETFPAFKAMFPNGLHSSLLIVIPLGLGLAATFGVLLGAPTLKLRGDYLAIVTLGFGEIIRVFLNNLDQPFNITNGPKGITGIEPIHFWGLNLGKALKFNGFTISSVTLYYYLFLALVLITILISHRLQVSRIGRAWMAIREDEIAAKAMGINTRNMKLLAFGMGASFGGVSGSMFAAFQGFVSPESFALSESVMIVAMVVLGGIGHLPGVILGAVLLSALPEVLRYVAAPLQAMTGGRLDASILRQLFVALAMIIIMLVRPRGLWPSPEHGKSLARKGTAPASGMPAAAPGVEEPADEVPGIASRPMSINP; encoded by the coding sequence ATGCAACAAGGCAAGAAACTCCTCATCATCGTCATCGCAGCGATCGGCCTGCTCGTGCTGCCGCTGCTGCTGCAGTCCCAGGGCAACGCCTGGGTGCGCATCGCCGACGTCGCGCTGCTCTACGTGCTGCTGGCGCTGGGCCTGAACATCGTGGTCGGCTACGCCGGCCTGCTCGACCTCGGCTACGTGGCCTTCTTCGCCATCGGTGCCTACATGTACGCGCTCCTGGAATCGCCGCACCTGAGCGAGACATTCCCGGCCTTCAAGGCCATGTTCCCGAACGGGCTGCACAGCTCGCTGCTGATCGTCATACCGCTGGGCTTGGGTCTTGCTGCGACGTTCGGCGTGCTGCTCGGTGCGCCGACGCTGAAGCTGCGCGGCGACTACCTCGCGATCGTGACCCTCGGCTTCGGCGAGATCATCCGCGTGTTCCTGAACAACCTGGATCAGCCTTTCAACATCACGAACGGCCCGAAGGGCATCACGGGCATCGAGCCTATCCATTTCTGGGGCCTGAACCTCGGCAAGGCCTTGAAGTTCAACGGCTTCACGATCTCCTCCGTCACGCTCTACTACTACCTGTTCCTGGCGCTGGTGCTCATCACCATCCTGATTTCGCACCGCCTGCAGGTCTCGCGCATCGGACGCGCCTGGATGGCGATCCGCGAAGACGAGATCGCCGCCAAGGCGATGGGCATCAACACGCGCAACATGAAGCTGCTGGCCTTCGGCATGGGTGCGAGCTTCGGCGGCGTGTCGGGTTCGATGTTCGCGGCCTTCCAGGGCTTCGTGTCGCCCGAGTCCTTCGCCCTCTCGGAGTCCGTGATGATCGTCGCGATGGTCGTGCTGGGCGGCATCGGGCATCTGCCGGGCGTGATTCTGGGCGCGGTGCTGCTGTCGGCACTGCCCGAGGTGCTGCGCTACGTCGCGGCCCCGCTGCAGGCGATGACCGGCGGCCGGCTCGATGCCTCCATCCTGCGCCAGCTCTTCGTCGCGCTGGCGATGATCATCATCATGCTGGTGCGTCCGCGCGGCCTGTGGCCCTCGCCCGAGCACGGCAAGTCGCTGGCGCGCAAGGGCACGGCGCCCGCTTCGGGCATGCCGGCCGCTGCGCCGGGCGTGGAAGAACCGGCCGACGAAGTGCCGGGTATCGCTTCGCGTCCGATGTCGATCAATCCGTGA
- a CDS encoding branched-chain amino acid ABC transporter permease: MDILLQQIINGLVLGSMYALIALGYTMVYGIINLINFAHGEVLMVGALTSWSVIGLMQQSMPGTPGWLILLLALIIACVVAAALNFVIEKVAYRPLRNSPKLAPLITAIGVSILLQTLAMIIWKPTYKAYPNLLPTTPIHLGGAVISPTQVMILSVTAICLAILTWLVNYTRLGRAMRATAENPRVAALMGIRPDMVISATFIIGAVLAAIAGVMYASNYGIAQHAMGFIPGLKAFTAAVFGGIGNLAGAVVGGILLGVIEAIGSGYLGTLTGDVLGSQYSDIIAFIVLIIMLTLRPSGLLGERVADRA; the protein is encoded by the coding sequence ATGGACATCTTGCTGCAACAGATCATCAACGGTCTGGTTCTGGGCAGCATGTACGCCTTGATAGCCTTGGGCTATACGATGGTGTACGGCATTATCAACCTCATCAATTTCGCCCACGGTGAAGTGCTCATGGTCGGAGCGCTGACCAGCTGGAGCGTCATCGGTCTCATGCAGCAGTCGATGCCGGGCACCCCGGGCTGGCTGATCCTGCTGCTGGCGCTCATCATCGCGTGCGTGGTGGCCGCCGCGCTCAACTTCGTGATCGAGAAGGTGGCCTACCGGCCGCTGCGCAACAGCCCCAAGCTGGCGCCGCTGATCACGGCCATCGGCGTCTCGATCCTGCTGCAGACGCTCGCGATGATCATCTGGAAGCCGACGTACAAGGCCTATCCCAACCTGCTCCCCACCACGCCGATTCACCTGGGCGGCGCGGTGATCTCGCCGACGCAGGTCATGATCCTGAGCGTGACCGCGATCTGCCTGGCGATCCTGACCTGGCTGGTCAACTACACCAGGCTCGGCCGCGCGATGCGGGCTACCGCCGAGAACCCGCGCGTCGCGGCGCTCATGGGGATCCGCCCCGACATGGTCATCTCGGCCACCTTCATCATCGGCGCGGTGCTGGCGGCGATCGCCGGCGTCATGTATGCCTCCAACTACGGCATCGCGCAGCACGCGATGGGCTTCATTCCCGGCCTCAAGGCCTTCACGGCCGCGGTGTTCGGCGGCATCGGCAACCTCGCGGGGGCGGTGGTCGGCGGCATCCTGCTCGGGGTGATCGAGGCCATCGGGTCGGGCTATCTGGGCACCCTCACCGGCGATGTGCTGGGCAGCCAGTACAGCGACATCATCGCGTTCATCGTCCTGATCATCATGCTCACGCTGCGGCCGTCCGGTCTGCTCGGCGAGCGTGTGGCGGATCGCGCCTGA
- a CDS encoding replication-associated recombination protein A, whose translation MATSAHQPLAERLRPRNLGEVIGQQHLLGPGMPLRIAFESGQPHSCILWGPPGVGKTTIARLMADAFDAQFLSISAVLGGVKDIRDAVDRALVARDGLEQRRTIVFVDEVHRFNKSQQDAFLPHVESGLFTFIGATTENPSFEVNSALLSRAAVYVLQPLSEDDLKQIVSRAQAIQAVPAIEAKAIERLIAYADGDARRLLNTLETLSIAAGAESLDHISDEWLLRVLGERMRRYDKGGDQFYDTISALHKSVRGSDPDAALYWFVRMLDGGADPRYMARRLVRMASEDIGLADPRALRLALDAAEVYERLGSPEGELALAECVVYLAIAPKSNAVYKAYNEVKAFIKSDGTRPVPMHLRNAPTRLMKQLDYGKGYRYAHDEEGGFAAGERYMPDGIDPPPFYRPVERGLEIRIAEKVRELRRRNEGAR comes from the coding sequence ATGGCTACTTCCGCGCATCAACCGCTCGCCGAGCGGCTTCGCCCCAGGAACCTCGGCGAGGTCATCGGTCAGCAGCATCTGCTCGGGCCCGGCATGCCGTTGCGCATCGCCTTCGAGTCCGGTCAGCCGCACTCGTGCATTCTCTGGGGGCCGCCCGGCGTCGGCAAGACGACCATCGCGCGGCTCATGGCGGATGCGTTCGACGCGCAGTTCCTCAGCATCAGCGCCGTGCTGGGCGGGGTGAAGGACATCCGCGATGCGGTCGATCGTGCGCTCGTGGCGCGCGACGGACTCGAGCAGCGCCGCACCATCGTGTTCGTCGACGAGGTGCATCGATTCAACAAGAGCCAGCAGGATGCGTTTCTGCCGCATGTGGAGTCGGGCCTCTTCACCTTCATCGGCGCGACGACGGAGAACCCGTCGTTCGAGGTCAACTCCGCCTTGCTGTCGCGTGCGGCCGTCTATGTGCTCCAACCCCTGAGCGAAGACGACCTGAAGCAGATCGTGAGCCGCGCGCAGGCGATCCAGGCGGTGCCCGCGATCGAGGCCAAGGCGATCGAGCGGCTCATCGCCTACGCCGACGGCGATGCGAGGCGCCTGCTCAACACGCTCGAGACGCTTTCGATCGCGGCCGGTGCGGAGTCGCTCGACCACATCAGCGACGAATGGCTTCTGCGCGTCCTCGGCGAGCGGATGCGCCGCTACGACAAGGGCGGCGACCAGTTCTACGACACCATCTCCGCGCTGCACAAGTCGGTGCGCGGCAGCGATCCGGATGCCGCGCTCTATTGGTTCGTGCGCATGCTCGATGGCGGTGCCGATCCGCGCTACATGGCGCGGCGGCTGGTGCGCATGGCGAGCGAGGACATCGGGCTGGCCGACCCGCGGGCGCTGCGCCTCGCGCTCGACGCCGCCGAGGTCTACGAGCGCCTCGGCTCGCCGGAAGGCGAACTCGCACTGGCCGAGTGCGTGGTCTACCTTGCGATCGCGCCGAAATCCAACGCGGTCTACAAGGCCTACAACGAGGTGAAGGCCTTCATCAAGTCGGACGGAACGCGCCCCGTGCCGATGCACCTGCGCAACGCACCGACGCGCCTGATGAAGCAACTCGACTACGGCAAGGGTTATCGCTACGCCCACGACGAGGAGGGCGGCTTCGCGGCCGGCGAGCGCTACATGCCCGACGGGATCGATCCGCCGCCCTTCTACAGGCCGGTGGAGCGGGGCCTCGAAATCAGGATCGCCGAGAAGGTTCGCGAACTGCGCAGGCGCAACGAAGGTGCGCGCTGA
- the rpmB gene encoding 50S ribosomal protein L28: MARVCEVTGKGPMVGNNVSHANNKTKRRFLPNLQYRRFWVESENRWVRLRVSSAALRLIDKNGIDAVLADLRARGQA; the protein is encoded by the coding sequence ATGGCACGCGTATGTGAAGTTACGGGCAAGGGCCCGATGGTCGGGAACAACGTTTCCCATGCCAACAACAAAACCAAGCGCCGGTTCCTGCCGAACCTGCAATACCGTCGTTTCTGGGTCGAATCCGAAAACCGTTGGGTTCGCCTGCGCGTTTCGAGCGCTGCCCTGCGCCTGATCGACAAGAACGGCATCGACGCCGTGCTCGCAGACCTGCGTGCGCGCGGCCAAGCCTAA
- the lolA gene encoding outer membrane lipoprotein chaperone LolA, which translates to MSLKKLIAGLGLAALVASASAGGMESLEAFVKNARSGRAEFTQTVTSPPKEGQTARDKVSTGTFEFQRPGRFRFDYKKPFVQNIVADGETLWLFDADLNQVTQRKQAQALGSTPAALIASAPDLKALQADFALESAPERDGLQWVKATPKSKDGQLQSVQIGFQGDSLAALEILDSFGQKSVLKFGRVEVNPSLPANTFQFKPPPGADVVRQ; encoded by the coding sequence ATGTCGTTGAAGAAACTGATCGCGGGCCTCGGGCTCGCGGCGCTCGTGGCGAGCGCATCGGCCGGTGGCATGGAAAGCCTCGAGGCCTTCGTGAAGAACGCCCGGTCGGGGCGGGCCGAGTTCACGCAGACCGTGACCTCCCCGCCGAAGGAAGGTCAGACCGCGCGCGACAAGGTGTCGACCGGCACCTTCGAATTCCAGCGGCCCGGCAGATTCCGCTTCGACTACAAGAAGCCGTTCGTGCAGAACATCGTCGCCGATGGCGAAACCCTCTGGCTCTTCGACGCCGACCTGAACCAGGTCACGCAGCGCAAGCAGGCGCAGGCGCTCGGGTCGACGCCGGCCGCGCTGATCGCGTCCGCGCCCGACCTGAAGGCCCTGCAGGCCGATTTCGCGCTCGAGTCCGCACCCGAGCGCGACGGCTTGCAGTGGGTCAAGGCGACACCGAAGAGCAAGGATGGCCAGCTCCAGAGCGTGCAGATCGGCTTTCAGGGCGACTCGCTCGCGGCGCTCGAGATTCTCGACAGCTTCGGCCAGAAGTCGGTGCTGAAGTTCGGCCGGGTCGAGGTGAATCCTTCTCTTCCCGCGAACACCTTCCAGTTCAAGCCGCCACCGGGCGCCGATGTGGTCCGCCAATAG